From the Panthera leo isolate Ple1 chromosome C1, P.leo_Ple1_pat1.1, whole genome shotgun sequence genome, one window contains:
- the LOC122226971 gene encoding cytochrome P450 4X1-like isoform X2, with amino-acid sequence MEPSWLEMRWARPLYLAFVFCLALGLLQAIKLYLRRQRLLRDLCPFPAPPTHWFYGHQKLLQDGEMEKLEELVGKYPCAFPCWVGPFQVFFYIYDPDYAKAFLSRTDPKSKYLYKFLIPCLGKGLVSLEGPKWFQHRHLLTPGFNFNILKSYVEVMAHSVNTMLDKWEKICGPQDTIVEVFEHITLMTLDILMKCVLSQETNCQTSSTHDLYVKATFEASKIIFHRLYNFLHHLDIIFKFSPQGHRLQEMVKILHQYTEKIIQDRKKLLKNEKKYGNTQKRKYQDFLDIILSAQAENDNNFSDTDLQSEVNTFMLAGQDTMAGGISWLLYHLALNPEHQERCREEIRGILGDGSSITWDQLGEMSYTTMCIKESLRLAPPVPSISRELSKPITFPDGRSLPAGITVVLSIWGLHHNPAIWENPKVFDPSRFSQENSDQRHPHSFLPFSAGPRNCIGQQFAMIELKVAIALILLRFKVSPDPTRPLVFLPQIVLKPKNGVYLHLKKLP; translated from the exons ATGGAGCCCTCCTGGCTGGAGATGCGCTGGGCGCGGCCCTTGTACCTGGCCTTCGTGTTCTGCCTGGCCCTGGGGCTGCTGCAGGCCATCAAGCTCTACCTGCGGAGGCAGCGGCTGCTGCGAGACCTGTGCCCTTTCCCCGCGCCCCCCACCCACTGGTTCTACGGGCACCAGAAG CTACTTCAGGATGGTGAAATGGAGAAACTTGAGGAGCTTGTTGGAAAATACCCTTGTGCCTTTCCTTGCTGGGTTGGGCCCTTTCAGGTATTCTTCTATATCTATGACCCAGACTACGCGAAGGCATTTCTGAGCAGAACAG ATCCCAAGTCCAAGTACCTGTACAAGTTCTTGATTCCGTGTCTTG gAAAAGGACTAGTGAGTCTAGAAGGACCCAAATGGTTCCAGCACCGTCACCTACTAACTCCTGGGTTCAATTTTAACATCTTGAAATCATATGTTGAGGTGATGGCCCATTCAGTGAACACAATGCTG GATAAGTGGGAGAAGATCTGTGGCCCCCAGGACACAATTGTGGAGGTCTTTGAGCACATCACCTTGATGACCCTGGACATACTTATGAAGTGTGTTTTGAGCCAGGAGACCAACTGCCAGACAAGCAG CACCCATGATCTTTATGTTAAAGCGACATTTGAAGCCAGCAAAATCATCTTTCACCGCTTATACAATTTCTTACATCACCTTGACATAATTTTCAAATTCAGCCCTCAGGGCCACCGCTTACAGGAGATGGTCAAAATTCTACATCAGTACACAG AAAAGATAATCCAGGATAGAAAAAAATTGCTCAAGAATGAGAAGAAGTATGGTAACACTCAGAAGCGGAAGTACCAGGATTTTCTGGATATTATCCTTTCTGCCCAG GCTGAAAATGACAACAACTTCTCAGATACTGACCTACAGTCCGAGGTGAACACATTCATGTTGGCAGGGCAAGACACCATGGCAGGGGGCATTTCCTGGCTCCTCTACCACCTGGCTCTGAACCCTGAGCACCAGGAGAGATGTCGGGAGGAGATCAGGGGCATCCTGGGGGACGGGTCTTCTATCACCTG GGACCAGCTGGGTGAGATGTCATACACTACAATGTGCATCAAGGAGTCACTCCGACTGgcccctccagtcccatccattTCCAGAGAGCTCAGCAAGCCCATTACCTTCCCAGATGGACGCTCCTTGCCTGCAG gAATAACCGTGGTTCTCAGTATTTGGGGCCTTCATCATAACCCTGCCATCTGGGAAAACCCAAAG GTCTTTGACCCCTCGCGATTCTCTCAGGAAAATTCTGATCAGAGACACCCCCACTCCTTCTTACCATTCTCAGCCGGACCAAG GAACTGTATCGGGCAGCAGTTTGCCATGATTGAGTTAAAGGTGGCCATTGCCTTGATCCTGCTCCGCTTCAAGGTGTCTCCAGATCCAACCAGACCTCTTGTCTTCTTGCCCCAGATTGTCCTCAAACCCAAGAATGGGGTCTACTTGCACCTGAAGAAACTCCCCTAA
- the LOC122226971 gene encoding cytochrome P450 4X1-like isoform X3 yields MSTEWRKAGAWVLSCRIDSWEPCLMLLQDGEMEKLEELVGKYPCAFPCWVGPFQVFFYIYDPDYAKAFLSRTDPKSKYLYKFLIPCLGKGLVSLEGPKWFQHRHLLTPGFNFNILKSYVEVMAHSVNTMLDKWEKICGPQDTIVEVFEHITLMTLDILMKCVLSQETNCQTSSTHDLYVKATFEASKIIFHRLYNFLHHLDIIFKFSPQGHRLQEMVKILHQYTEKIIQDRKKLLKNEKKYGNTQKRKYQDFLDIILSAQAENDNNFSDTDLQSEVNTFMLAGQDTMAGGISWLLYHLALNPEHQERCREEIRGILGDGSSITWDQLGEMSYTTMCIKESLRLAPPVPSISRELSKPITFPDGRSLPAGITVVLSIWGLHHNPAIWENPKVFDPSRFSQENSDQRHPHSFLPFSAGPRNCIGQQFAMIELKVAIALILLRFKVSPDPTRPLVFLPQIVLKPKNGVYLHLKKLP; encoded by the exons CTACTTCAGGATGGTGAAATGGAGAAACTTGAGGAGCTTGTTGGAAAATACCCTTGTGCCTTTCCTTGCTGGGTTGGGCCCTTTCAGGTATTCTTCTATATCTATGACCCAGACTACGCGAAGGCATTTCTGAGCAGAACAG ATCCCAAGTCCAAGTACCTGTACAAGTTCTTGATTCCGTGTCTTG gAAAAGGACTAGTGAGTCTAGAAGGACCCAAATGGTTCCAGCACCGTCACCTACTAACTCCTGGGTTCAATTTTAACATCTTGAAATCATATGTTGAGGTGATGGCCCATTCAGTGAACACAATGCTG GATAAGTGGGAGAAGATCTGTGGCCCCCAGGACACAATTGTGGAGGTCTTTGAGCACATCACCTTGATGACCCTGGACATACTTATGAAGTGTGTTTTGAGCCAGGAGACCAACTGCCAGACAAGCAG CACCCATGATCTTTATGTTAAAGCGACATTTGAAGCCAGCAAAATCATCTTTCACCGCTTATACAATTTCTTACATCACCTTGACATAATTTTCAAATTCAGCCCTCAGGGCCACCGCTTACAGGAGATGGTCAAAATTCTACATCAGTACACAG AAAAGATAATCCAGGATAGAAAAAAATTGCTCAAGAATGAGAAGAAGTATGGTAACACTCAGAAGCGGAAGTACCAGGATTTTCTGGATATTATCCTTTCTGCCCAG GCTGAAAATGACAACAACTTCTCAGATACTGACCTACAGTCCGAGGTGAACACATTCATGTTGGCAGGGCAAGACACCATGGCAGGGGGCATTTCCTGGCTCCTCTACCACCTGGCTCTGAACCCTGAGCACCAGGAGAGATGTCGGGAGGAGATCAGGGGCATCCTGGGGGACGGGTCTTCTATCACCTG GGACCAGCTGGGTGAGATGTCATACACTACAATGTGCATCAAGGAGTCACTCCGACTGgcccctccagtcccatccattTCCAGAGAGCTCAGCAAGCCCATTACCTTCCCAGATGGACGCTCCTTGCCTGCAG gAATAACCGTGGTTCTCAGTATTTGGGGCCTTCATCATAACCCTGCCATCTGGGAAAACCCAAAG GTCTTTGACCCCTCGCGATTCTCTCAGGAAAATTCTGATCAGAGACACCCCCACTCCTTCTTACCATTCTCAGCCGGACCAAG GAACTGTATCGGGCAGCAGTTTGCCATGATTGAGTTAAAGGTGGCCATTGCCTTGATCCTGCTCCGCTTCAAGGTGTCTCCAGATCCAACCAGACCTCTTGTCTTCTTGCCCCAGATTGTCCTCAAACCCAAGAATGGGGTCTACTTGCACCTGAAGAAACTCCCCTAA